ACCGCTCGTCCGCGGGCTCCTTCCGGGGGCCGGGACAGGACGAGGGGCTGCGGATCCTGGCGAAGGTGAAGGAGCGCCACGGGCTCCCCGTCACGACCGACATCCACGACCCGGCGCAGGCGGCCGCGGCCGCGCGGGTGGTCGACCTGCTCCAGATCCCCGCCTTCCTCTGCCGCCAGACCGACCTGCTGCTGGCCGCCGCGGAGACCGGGCTCCCGGTGAACATCAAGAAGGGGCAGTTCATGGCCCCGTGGGACATGCGGAACGCGGTCGAGAAGGTGCGCTCCGCCGGCAACGATTCCGTCCTCGTGACGGAGCGCGGCACGACCTTCGGGTACAACAACCTCGTTGTGGATTACCGCGGGCTCGCGTACCTCCGCGAGTCGGTCTGCCCCGTGGTCTTCGACGCCACCCACAGCGTGCAGCTCCCGGGAGGCGCGGGGACCGCGTCCTCGGGGGAACGGAAGTACGTCGCCCCCCTGGCAAGGGCCGCCGTGGCGGCGGGAGTGGACGGCGTCTTCCTGGAAATCCACCCCGATCCGGCCCGGGCGCTGTCGGACGGCCCGAACAGCCTCCCGCTCGACGAGGTCGAGCCGCTCCTTCGGACCCTCCTGGCGCTGCGTGCCGCGGCGGGAGAGGAGGTGTAGGCCGTGGAAAACGACCGGATCGCGCGCGCCGCGCGGGTCCTCTCCGTCGAGGCGTCCGCGATCGAGGAGATCCGGAAGAAGGTCGACGCGTCCTTCGGGAAGGCGGTGGACCTGCTGCGGTCGGCGCGGGGGAAAGTCGTCGTCACCGGGATGGGGAAATCGGGGCTGATCGCCCGGAAGATCGCATCGACGATGGCGTCCACCGGCACGCCCGCCTTCTTCCTCCACGCCGCCGACGGGATCCACGGGGACCTCGGCATGGTGCGGCGGGGCGACGTGGTCATCGCGCTTTCCAACTCCGGGGAGACCGAGGAGATCGTCCGCCTGCTGCCGGTGTTCCAGCGGATCGGCCTGCCCGTGATCGCGCTGACCGGGAAGCCCGACTCCACCCTCGGAAAATACGCGGACGTCGTCCTCGACGTCGGCGTGCCCGAGGAGGCGTGCCCCCTCGGGCTCGCGCCCACCGCTTCCACGACGGCGACGCTGGCGATGGGGGACGCCCTCGCGGTGGTCCTCTTCGAGGAGAAAGGATTCTCCGAGGAGGATTTCGCGCGGCTGCATCCCGGCGGGGCGTTGGGACGGAAGCTTCAGACGGTGGCGGACCTGATGCACAAGGGGGACGCGATCCCGCTGGTCGCCCAGGAAACTCCCCTGAAGGACGCCCTGCTCGTCATCAGCCAGAAGCTGCTGGGGGTCACCGGCGTGCTGGACGGAAACGGGGACCTGGCCGGTGTGATCACCGACGGCGACATCCGCAGGGCCACCCAGGCGGGGGTGGATCTCTACAAGGCGACCGCGGCGGAGATCATGTCCCGGTCGCCGAAGCGGATCGGCGAGAAGGAGCTGGCCGCGGCGGCGCTGCGGAAGATGGAGGAGCACTCCATCACCAGCCTGTTCGTATTCGATGCGTCCTCTCCGATGCGGCCGGTCGGGATCGTCCACATCCACGACCTCCTGAAGGCGGGCGTGGGATGAGCGGGCCGTCGGTGCGCCGGGGGGCGGACGAGAAGGCGGCACGTGTCCGCCTGTTCCTCATGGACGTCGACGGCGTGCTGACGGACGGCGGGATCATCCTCGACGGCAACGGCCTGGAAACGAAGCGGTTCCACGTGCGGGACGGCCACGGCATCAAGATGCTC
This region of Thermodesulfobacteriota bacterium genomic DNA includes:
- the kdsA gene encoding 3-deoxy-8-phosphooctulonate synthase; amino-acid sequence: MRRVSVGGRFEIGAGCPPVFIAGPCVLESEDLALEVAFFLETLAASLGVGAIFKGSFDKANRSSAGSFRGPGQDEGLRILAKVKERHGLPVTTDIHDPAQAAAAARVVDLLQIPAFLCRQTDLLLAAAETGLPVNIKKGQFMAPWDMRNAVEKVRSAGNDSVLVTERGTTFGYNNLVVDYRGLAYLRESVCPVVFDATHSVQLPGGAGTASSGERKYVAPLARAAVAAGVDGVFLEIHPDPARALSDGPNSLPLDEVEPLLRTLLALRAAAGEEV
- a CDS encoding KpsF/GutQ family sugar-phosphate isomerase, producing the protein MENDRIARAARVLSVEASAIEEIRKKVDASFGKAVDLLRSARGKVVVTGMGKSGLIARKIASTMASTGTPAFFLHAADGIHGDLGMVRRGDVVIALSNSGETEEIVRLLPVFQRIGLPVIALTGKPDSTLGKYADVVLDVGVPEEACPLGLAPTASTTATLAMGDALAVVLFEEKGFSEEDFARLHPGGALGRKLQTVADLMHKGDAIPLVAQETPLKDALLVISQKLLGVTGVLDGNGDLAGVITDGDIRRATQAGVDLYKATAAEIMSRSPKRIGEKELAAAALRKMEEHSITSLFVFDASSPMRPVGIVHIHDLLKAGVG